A region from the Terriglobia bacterium genome encodes:
- the bshA gene encoding N-acetyl-alpha-D-glucosaminyl L-malate synthase BshA has product MRIGITCYPTYGGSGVVATELGMELAARGHDIHFISYAPPVRMDLGTARIHFHEVEVVSYPLFDHPPYTLALATKMLEVFEAESLDLLHVHYAIPHSVSALLARSMAAPRRLPFITTLHGTDITLVGSNRSYLPITRFSIEQSDGVTAISQYLRQKTLQEFDIKRPIEVIPNFVNCDLYHRSTDAALRAEWAPGGEPILMHLSNFRPVKRVPDVIEIFAKVREKMPAKLVLIGDGPDRGAAEFLVRKKRLQKDVLFLGKLDRVYEKLGLADLFLLPSQLESFGLAALEAMACEVPVIASDVGGLPEVVEHGVDGYLIDPGDVEDAARHAIDILSRADRGREMGQTARIHARKKYCANDVIPVYEHYYRQILAQSPAPRL; this is encoded by the coding sequence ATGCGCATCGGCATCACCTGCTATCCCACTTACGGCGGCTCCGGCGTCGTGGCCACCGAGCTCGGCATGGAGCTGGCCGCGCGCGGCCACGACATTCACTTCATCAGCTATGCCCCGCCCGTCCGCATGGACCTGGGCACCGCGCGCATCCATTTCCACGAGGTCGAAGTCGTCTCCTACCCGCTCTTCGATCACCCTCCCTACACCCTGGCCCTGGCCACCAAGATGCTCGAGGTCTTCGAGGCCGAATCCCTCGACCTCCTCCACGTGCACTACGCCATTCCCCATTCCGTGAGCGCGCTCCTGGCCCGCTCCATGGCCGCGCCCCGCCGCTTGCCCTTCATCACTACCCTGCACGGCACGGACATCACTCTGGTCGGCAGCAACCGCAGCTACCTGCCCATCACCCGCTTCTCCATCGAGCAAAGCGACGGCGTCACCGCCATCTCCCAATACCTCCGCCAGAAGACTCTGCAGGAATTTGACATCAAGCGCCCCATCGAGGTTATCCCCAATTTCGTAAACTGCGACCTCTACCACCGCTCCACCGACGCCGCCCTGCGCGCCGAATGGGCCCCTGGCGGCGAGCCCATCCTCATGCACCTCTCCAATTTCCGCCCCGTGAAGCGCGTCCCCGACGTGATTGAGATCTTCGCCAAGGTCCGCGAGAAGATGCCCGCCAAGCTGGTGCTCATCGGCGACGGCCCGGACCGCGGCGCCGCGGAATTCCTCGTGCGCAAAAAGCGTCTGCAGAAGGATGTGCTCTTCCTCGGCAAGCTCGACCGCGTCTATGAAAAGCTCGGCCTCGCCGATCTTTTCCTCCTGCCCTCGCAACTCGAGTCCTTCGGCCTGGCCGCCCTCGAAGCCATGGCCTGCGAAGTCCCGGTCATCGCCAGCGACGTCGGCGGCCTCCCCGAAGTTGTCGAGCACGGCGTGGACGGCTATCTCATCGACCCCGGCGACGTCGAGGATGCGGCGCGCCACGCCATTGACATCCTCTCCCGCGCCGACCGCGGCCGCGAGATGGGCCAGACCGCCCGCATCCACGCCCGCAAAAAATACTGCGCCAACGACGTCATCCCCGTCTACGAGCATTACTACCGGCAGATCCTCGCGCAATCCCCCGCACCCCGCCTCTGA
- a CDS encoding RNA chaperone Hfq → MGSGPGRTPQGPAPTKKPAPPEVTHAENFYWVKQMQARLPMTVVLLDGETLHGVIEWYDRDCIKLTRTGSPNLLVFKQAIKYVFKDGDESSSNGNE, encoded by the coding sequence ATGGGCTCTGGCCCGGGGCGCACTCCGCAAGGCCCGGCTCCTACCAAGAAGCCCGCGCCGCCCGAAGTGACCCACGCCGAGAATTTTTACTGGGTCAAGCAGATGCAGGCGCGCCTGCCCATGACCGTCGTTCTACTGGATGGCGAAACCTTGCACGGCGTCATCGAGTGGTATGACCGGGACTGCATCAAGCTGACCAGGACCGGCAGCCCCAATCTGCTCGTCTTCAAGCAAGCCATCAAGTATGTCTTCAAAGATGGCGACGAAAGCTCCTCGAACGGCAACGAGTAG
- a CDS encoding histidine kinase, whose amino-acid sequence MDTLSSIKELLFTLLLKVGVASSIAALLARWTMFRKVLFTEERDSDQKLKLMFFMTPPLLIGVTLRLFGLPYRFADLTLEGAFLLGLLGGRVVGPIGGAIVAIPALAAHEWLAMPMASAAGLLGGLIRQAIPNKEDIWNFGPFTFLNIPRATVRLMRQATISWELLPLFTCVWLEIGRVALVRATKPTWLFAIDAHREWGMGLDVLATLMAVAVPLKIWNNTRIEMNLERHQQLLLKARMDALASQINPHFLFNTLNTVSALIRFDPDRARVVVLKLSNILRRLLRKHETFVPLREELQFIDDYLDIEVARFGRDKLEIVKQIDEETLEAFVPSMLLQPIVENCLKHGLAPKIDGGKIQLRTTTREGRLHIEIEDNGVGISEERMSGVYGEGIGLSNVRERLQVLYGADFHLEIRSRPGEGTLIRIDIPEVVSPMPTVGR is encoded by the coding sequence ATGGATACGCTATCCTCCATCAAAGAGCTGCTCTTCACCCTCCTGCTCAAGGTGGGCGTGGCTTCCTCGATCGCCGCGCTGCTGGCGCGCTGGACGATGTTCCGCAAGGTGCTTTTCACCGAAGAGCGCGATTCGGACCAGAAGCTCAAGCTGATGTTCTTCATGACCCCGCCGCTGCTCATCGGGGTGACGCTGCGGCTGTTCGGCCTGCCCTACCGCTTCGCCGATCTCACGCTGGAAGGCGCCTTCCTGCTGGGCCTGCTCGGCGGACGCGTGGTGGGGCCGATCGGAGGCGCGATCGTAGCCATTCCGGCGCTGGCGGCGCATGAATGGCTGGCCATGCCCATGGCCTCGGCTGCCGGACTGCTCGGCGGGCTGATCCGCCAGGCCATCCCCAACAAGGAAGACATCTGGAATTTCGGCCCGTTCACCTTTCTGAATATACCGCGGGCCACGGTGCGGCTGATGCGCCAGGCGACGATTTCCTGGGAGCTGCTGCCGCTGTTCACCTGCGTTTGGCTGGAGATCGGGCGCGTGGCGCTGGTGCGCGCCACCAAACCCACATGGCTCTTCGCCATCGACGCGCACCGCGAGTGGGGCATGGGGCTGGACGTGCTGGCCACGCTAATGGCCGTGGCCGTGCCGCTGAAGATCTGGAACAACACGCGCATCGAGATGAACCTGGAGCGGCACCAGCAGCTCCTGCTCAAAGCGCGCATGGACGCGCTGGCCAGCCAGATCAATCCGCATTTCCTCTTCAACACGCTGAACACGGTATCCGCGCTGATCCGCTTCGATCCGGACCGGGCGCGCGTGGTGGTGCTGAAGCTGAGCAATATCTTGCGGCGGCTGCTGCGCAAGCACGAGACATTCGTGCCGCTGCGCGAGGAGCTGCAGTTCATCGACGATTACCTGGATATCGAGGTGGCGCGCTTCGGGCGCGACAAGCTGGAAATCGTCAAGCAGATCGACGAGGAGACGCTGGAGGCCTTCGTGCCCAGCATGCTGCTGCAGCCCATCGTGGAAAACTGCCTGAAGCACGGGCTGGCGCCGAAAATCGACGGAGGGAAGATCCAATTGCGCACCACCACGCGCGAGGGGCGGCTGCACATCGAAATCGAGGACAACGGCGTGGGCATCTCGGAAGAGCGGATGTCCGGGGTGTACGGCGAGGGCATCGGGCTGAGCAACGTGCGCGAGCGCCTGCAGGTGCTCTACGGCGCGGATTTCCACCTGGAGATCCGGAGCCGCCCCGGCGAAGGCACGCTGATCCGCATTGACATCCCCGAAGTGGTCTCCCCGATGCCGACCGTCGGAAGGTAG
- a CDS encoding transglutaminase-like domain-containing protein has product MNLAPYLAAGEFIDSSDPGVRDFAQKTAAGAPDDVARAVQLYYAVRDAIPYDPYYAGEARSYFRASDCLRAQRGFCIPKAALLAAAARSLGIPARVGYADVRNHLSTKKLLELLGGDLFIWHGYTELHLAGRWVKATPAFNLSLCRRFGVRPLEFDGRHDSLFHEFADGGRRHMEYVSQRGHYPDVPYDAILADLKKAYPRWLALVAAGARRDFAKEARPNPSE; this is encoded by the coding sequence ATGAATCTCGCCCCGTACTTGGCAGCAGGTGAATTTATCGACAGCAGCGATCCCGGCGTGCGGGACTTCGCGCAGAAAACCGCGGCTGGCGCCCCCGATGATGTCGCCCGCGCCGTACAGCTCTATTACGCGGTCCGCGACGCCATTCCCTACGATCCCTACTACGCGGGCGAAGCGCGCTCTTACTTCCGCGCCAGCGATTGCCTCCGTGCCCAGCGCGGATTCTGCATTCCCAAGGCGGCCCTGCTGGCTGCGGCTGCCCGCTCTCTGGGCATCCCCGCGCGGGTCGGCTATGCCGACGTGCGCAACCACCTGTCCACGAAGAAACTCCTCGAGTTGCTTGGCGGCGACCTCTTCATCTGGCACGGCTATACCGAGCTGCATCTGGCGGGCCGCTGGGTAAAGGCTACGCCCGCCTTCAACCTCAGCCTCTGCCGGCGTTTCGGTGTGCGCCCCCTGGAGTTCGATGGCCGCCACGATTCGCTCTTCCACGAGTTCGCCGACGGCGGCCGCCGCCACATGGAGTACGTCAGCCAGCGTGGTCACTATCCCGACGTGCCGTACGACGCCATCCTCGCCGATCTCAAGAAAGCCTACCCGCGCTGGCTGGCGCTCGTGGCCGCGGGCGCGCGCAGAGACTTCGCCAAAGAAGCCCGCCCCAATCCATCGGAATAG
- the ribA gene encoding GTP cyclohydrolase II — MRAKSRPKRPAKTDTAPRLVARAALPTRYGRFTIYGFTGRGPLEEAVALVHGPLRGSAPPLVRVHSQCLTGDVLASVRCDCRAQLELSLEKIGKSRCGVLLYLPQEGRGIGLMNKLRAYELQDLGLDTVEANESLGFAADVREYRFSAEILKKLGARKIRLLSNNPEKVKQLEEAGIRVVERVPCQPRVCDVSRGYLKTKKAKMGHLLEGL; from the coding sequence ATGCGCGCAAAATCAAGACCGAAAAGGCCGGCAAAGACGGACACGGCGCCGCGCCTGGTGGCCCGCGCGGCCCTGCCCACGCGCTACGGCCGCTTCACCATTTACGGCTTCACCGGACGCGGCCCGCTGGAAGAGGCGGTGGCCCTGGTACACGGTCCGCTGCGGGGAAGCGCGCCACCGCTGGTGCGCGTGCATTCGCAGTGTCTCACCGGAGACGTCCTGGCCTCGGTGCGCTGCGATTGCCGCGCGCAGCTCGAACTTTCTTTGGAAAAAATCGGCAAATCACGCTGCGGCGTGCTCCTCTATCTCCCCCAGGAAGGCCGCGGCATCGGCCTGATGAACAAGCTGCGCGCCTACGAACTGCAGGACCTCGGCCTGGATACCGTCGAAGCCAACGAATCGCTGGGCTTCGCCGCCGACGTCCGCGAGTACCGCTTTTCCGCGGAAATCCTGAAAAAACTCGGCGCCCGCAAGATCCGCCTGCTTTCCAACAATCCGGAAAAAGTGAAGCAACTCGAGGAAGCCGGCATCCGCGTCGTCGAGCGCGTCCCCTGCCAGCCCCGCGTCTGCGACGTCTCCCGCGGCTACCTGAAAACCAAAAAAGCCAAGATGGGCCACCTGCTCGAAGGGCTCTGA
- the thiS gene encoding sulfur carrier protein ThiS has translation MPTDLSITVNGEERQAQPGATVVDLLRELGLQAGRVAIERNREILPRAEWTGTRVAPGDRYEIVQFVGGG, from the coding sequence ATGCCCACAGATCTTTCCATCACGGTGAACGGCGAAGAGCGCCAGGCGCAGCCCGGCGCCACGGTCGTGGACCTGCTGCGCGAACTGGGCCTGCAAGCCGGGCGCGTGGCCATCGAGCGCAACCGCGAAATCCTCCCGCGCGCGGAGTGGACCGGAACGCGCGTCGCGCCCGGCGACCGCTACGAAATCGTGCAGTTTGTCGGCGGCGGATAA
- a CDS encoding PaaI family thioesterase has product MTSKLIERARWLEREVRKRMKESSATQLLGFSLEAIEEGRAVLRMDIRERHKQIHGVVHGGVLAALADNTAAIAAYTMIARGRELATVEMKINFLMPVAGEHAIAEARVLRAGRNFIVTECEIRTRKGELAAKALLTFGAAGGYSLRR; this is encoded by the coding sequence ATGACATCCAAACTGATCGAGCGGGCCCGCTGGCTGGAGAGAGAGGTGCGCAAGCGGATGAAAGAGAGCAGCGCGACGCAACTGCTGGGGTTTTCGCTGGAGGCGATCGAGGAGGGACGCGCCGTGCTGCGCATGGACATCCGCGAGCGGCACAAGCAAATCCACGGCGTGGTGCACGGCGGGGTGCTGGCGGCGCTGGCGGACAATACCGCGGCGATTGCCGCCTATACCATGATTGCGCGGGGCCGGGAGCTGGCCACGGTGGAAATGAAGATCAATTTCCTGATGCCGGTGGCCGGCGAGCACGCCATCGCGGAGGCGCGGGTGCTACGCGCCGGACGGAATTTTATCGTTACGGAATGCGAGATCCGCACGCGCAAGGGGGAACTGGCGGCCAAGGCGCTGCTGACGTTCGGCGCCGCAGGGGGATATTCGCTGCGGCGGTAG
- a CDS encoding NADH-quinone oxidoreductase subunit C, which translates to MENTEANANVVTERLRGWNPRAVESVVEYHGETTIVVPRELLRAAAECLRDNAELQFNLLSDMTCVDRFPVEPRFELNYHLTSISRRDKVRLRVRVPGDNPAADSVTSVWPGANWMEREVFDLFGVHFHGHPDLRRILLPDDWEGHPLRKDFPVEGFR; encoded by the coding sequence ATGGAGAATACGGAAGCAAACGCTAATGTTGTAACCGAGCGGCTGCGCGGATGGAATCCCCGGGCGGTCGAGTCGGTCGTCGAATACCACGGTGAAACCACTATCGTCGTTCCCCGCGAACTGCTCCGTGCCGCCGCCGAGTGCCTGCGCGATAACGCCGAGCTGCAGTTCAACCTGCTTTCCGACATGACCTGCGTGGACCGCTTTCCCGTCGAGCCGCGCTTCGAACTCAACTATCATTTGACCTCCATTTCCCGGCGCGACAAGGTCCGCCTGCGCGTGCGCGTCCCCGGCGACAATCCCGCGGCCGATTCCGTGACCTCCGTATGGCCCGGCGCCAACTGGATGGAACGCGAAGTTTTCGATCTCTTCGGCGTGCACTTTCACGGGCACCCCGACCTGCGCCGCATTCTCCTCCCCGACGACTGGGAAGGCCACCCGCTGCGCAAAGATTTCCCGGTGGAAGGATTCCGCTGA
- the nuoD gene encoding NADH dehydrogenase (quinone) subunit D, with protein sequence MTTVQTATGAAQTMVLNMGPQHPSTHGVLRVLLELDGETVVKAVPDLGYLHTGIEKTCEAKTYSQAITLTDRIDYLAPLSNNLGYCLAVEKLLGLEVPKRAQYIRVLLTEMTRIASHLVWLGTHAIDLGAMSVFLYCFREREDILKIFEMVAGQRMMTSYFRIGGLSLEPPPGWLKAVERFVNMMPGRIDEYEDLLTRNRIWLSRTQGIGCISAEDAVALSMTGPTLRAAGLPYDNRKLFPYSSYEEFEFSVPLRTESDCYARYLVRVAEMRESVKIIRQAMAKIPAEGPIKTDAPGIVPPPREKMKTEMEALIYHFKIFTEGFSPAPGEAYVTIESPRGELGVFVASDGSPKPLRVHFRTPSFVNLQALPKLAEGRLIADVVACIGTIDIVLGEVDR encoded by the coding sequence ATGACAACGGTACAGACCGCCACCGGCGCCGCACAGACCATGGTCCTGAACATGGGGCCGCAGCATCCGTCCACGCACGGGGTGCTGCGCGTGCTGCTGGAGCTGGACGGCGAAACCGTGGTCAAGGCCGTGCCGGACCTGGGCTACCTGCACACCGGCATCGAAAAAACCTGCGAGGCCAAGACCTACTCGCAGGCGATTACCCTGACGGATCGTATCGATTACCTCGCGCCGCTCTCCAACAATCTGGGCTACTGCCTGGCCGTGGAAAAACTGCTGGGCCTCGAAGTGCCGAAGCGCGCGCAGTACATCCGCGTGCTGCTGACGGAGATGACGCGCATCGCCTCGCACCTGGTGTGGCTGGGGACGCACGCCATTGACCTCGGCGCGATGTCCGTCTTCCTGTACTGCTTCCGCGAGCGCGAAGATATCCTCAAGATTTTCGAGATGGTGGCGGGCCAGCGGATGATGACCAGCTACTTCCGCATCGGGGGCCTGTCCCTGGAGCCGCCCCCGGGCTGGCTGAAGGCCGTCGAGCGCTTCGTGAACATGATGCCGGGACGCATCGACGAATACGAAGACCTGCTCACGCGCAACCGTATCTGGCTCTCGCGCACGCAGGGCATCGGCTGCATCAGCGCGGAAGACGCCGTGGCCCTGAGCATGACCGGGCCGACGCTGCGCGCCGCGGGCCTCCCCTACGACAACCGCAAGCTCTTTCCCTATTCGAGCTACGAGGAATTCGAATTCAGCGTGCCGCTGCGCACGGAGTCCGACTGCTACGCGCGCTACCTGGTGCGGGTCGCGGAGATGCGCGAGAGCGTCAAGATCATCCGCCAGGCCATGGCCAAAATTCCGGCCGAGGGCCCCATCAAGACGGACGCGCCGGGCATCGTGCCGCCGCCGCGCGAGAAGATGAAGACGGAGATGGAAGCGCTCATCTACCACTTCAAGATTTTCACCGAGGGCTTTTCGCCGGCGCCCGGCGAGGCCTATGTGACGATCGAGTCGCCGCGCGGCGAACTGGGCGTCTTTGTGGCCAGCGACGGCTCGCCCAAGCCGCTGCGCGTGCATTTCCGCACTCCGTCGTTCGTGAACCTGCAGGCTCTGCCGAAACTGGCGGAAGGGCGGCTGATCGCGGACGTCGTGGCGTGCATCGGCACGATCGATATCGTGCTGGGCGAAGTCGACCGGTAA
- a CDS encoding SDR family oxidoreductase, which translates to MTRLAGKIALITGGGTGLGRACALRFAQEGARVALAGRRLEPLESAAAEIRAGGGEALAIACDVTRAGDAARAVRETAARFGGLHVLVNNAGMLHVSSVESISEDDWDRVLEVNLKGPFLMSRAALPELRKAGGGAIVNIGSILGLVAMKERAAYCASKGGVTLLTKAMALDHAHENIRVNCICPAIVETDLVKELFTRAPDPEAARRARLATIPLGRMGQPEDAAHLAVYLASEESAWVTGAAIPLDGGLTAY; encoded by the coding sequence GTGACACGGCTGGCGGGGAAAATCGCGCTGATCACCGGCGGGGGAACGGGCCTGGGGCGCGCCTGCGCCCTGCGTTTTGCCCAGGAGGGCGCGCGAGTGGCGTTGGCTGGGCGGCGCCTGGAGCCATTGGAAAGCGCCGCTGCGGAGATACGCGCCGGGGGCGGAGAAGCACTGGCCATCGCCTGCGACGTGACCCGCGCGGGAGATGCGGCGCGCGCGGTACGCGAAACCGCAGCGCGCTTCGGCGGGCTGCACGTACTCGTCAACAACGCCGGAATGCTGCACGTTTCCAGCGTAGAGAGCATTTCCGAGGACGACTGGGACCGGGTGCTGGAGGTGAATCTCAAGGGGCCATTCCTGATGTCCCGGGCGGCGCTGCCGGAGTTGCGCAAGGCCGGCGGAGGCGCCATTGTGAACATCGGCTCGATTCTGGGACTGGTGGCCATGAAGGAGCGCGCCGCGTACTGCGCCTCCAAGGGGGGAGTGACGCTGCTAACCAAGGCCATGGCCTTGGACCACGCCCACGAAAATATTCGCGTCAACTGCATCTGCCCTGCGATCGTGGAGACGGACCTCGTGAAGGAGCTCTTCACCCGCGCACCTGATCCGGAAGCGGCGCGGCGCGCGCGCCTGGCCACCATTCCCCTCGGGCGCATGGGGCAGCCGGAGGACGCCGCGCATTTGGCCGTGTACCTGGCCTCGGAGGAATCGGCCTGGGTGACCGGGGCGGCCATTCCCCTGGACGGCGGGCTGACCGCGTATTGA
- a CDS encoding NADH-quinone oxidoreductase subunit A, giving the protein MNAPNLQAYAPLLLFLTLAFLLAGVLVSLSVLVGWRRPSRAKQLPYECGMEPTGDAREPFSVKFYLVAMVFILFDVEAIFLYPWAYIFRELKWFGFVEMVLYIAILLVGYLYLWKKGALDWNR; this is encoded by the coding sequence ATGAACGCTCCGAACCTGCAAGCGTACGCGCCACTCCTACTGTTCCTTACCCTGGCCTTTCTGCTCGCCGGCGTCCTGGTCAGCTTGTCCGTGCTGGTGGGCTGGCGGCGGCCCAGCCGGGCCAAGCAGCTCCCTTACGAGTGCGGAATGGAGCCGACGGGCGACGCCCGCGAGCCGTTCTCGGTCAAATTTTATCTGGTGGCGATGGTCTTTATCCTGTTCGACGTGGAAGCCATCTTTCTGTACCCCTGGGCTTACATTTTTCGAGAATTGAAGTGGTTCGGCTTCGTGGAGATGGTGCTGTATATCGCCATCCTGCTGGTCGGTTACCTCTATCTCTGGAAAAAGGGCGCTCTCGACTGGAACCGCTAG